Proteins from a genomic interval of Nerophis lumbriciformis linkage group LG01, RoL_Nlum_v2.1, whole genome shotgun sequence:
- the LOC133570227 gene encoding uncharacterized protein isoform X2, translated as MWRLKFKSSSLLLAYPPTSGVCNPWLFCLRDVAPSDFFQLQNNWEEHQQEWSFGMVKEEPEPSHIKAEDEGPQTLQIKKEEEELLTPCFKVEEEFTLNLHFKEEEDDPLTPHFKEEEEEHSISQEGEHLECLEEFPVIGVIVKSEDDEVKGESEEKSEAEPPSSSSTQHMTTEADGDHCGGSQADKILAPLSDSDDTTSHSPDTDDEDSKDDKTCHTDNTRFTCSHCDKTFSYRGNLKVHLRIHTGENPFSCSICGKRFGQKKMLNLHMKTHTAEKPFSCSVCGKGFVQRSDLKVHMRIHTGEKPFSCSECNACFKQSGNLIVHMRKHTGEKPFSCSECGKGFIEGGTLKTHMLKHTGEKPFSCSECGKGFTKSSELGVHVRTHTGDKPFMCSICSKRFTQKTNLVRHTRIHTGEKPFMCSICSKRFTQKANLIVHTKNTHW; from the exons ATGTGGCGGTTAAAGTTCAAGAGCTCTAGTTTGctgttagcatatcctcctacgtcaggggtctgcaacccatgGCTCTTCTGCCTCCGTGATGTGGCCCCATCAGATTTTTTTCAACTCCAGA ACAACTGGGAAGAACATCAACAGGAGTGGAGCTTCGGGATGGTGAAGGAGGAGCCAGAGCCCTCCCACATTAAGGCGGAAGACGAGGGGCCACAGACCCTGcaaattaaaaaggaagaggaggaactacTGACCCCCTGTTTTAAGGTGGAAGAGGAGTTCACATTGAACctccattttaaagaggaagaggatgacccACTGACACCccactttaaagaggaagaggaggaacacagcatcagtcaggagggagagcatcttgaatgtttggaggagttcccagtgattggtgtgattgtgaagagtgaagatgatgaggtcaaaggtgaaagtgaggagaagagcgaggcagagcctccaagcagcagctcaactcaacacatgacaacagaagctgatggagaccactgtggaggatcacaagcagacaagatcttagctccactatcagatagtgacgacacaacgtctcactctcctgacactgatgatgaagactctaaagatgataagacatgtcacactgacaacacacgcttcacatgttctcactgtgacaaaacttttagtTACCGTGGTAATCTGAAAGTACAcctgagaatacacactggagaaaacccattttcttgttcaatctgcggtaaaagatttggacaaaaaaaaatgttgaatttacacatgaaaacacacactgcagaaaaacctttttcatgttcagtatgtggtaaaggttttgtacaaagaaGTGatctgaaagtacacatgagaattcacaccggagaaaaaccgttttcctgctcagaatgtaatGCATGTTTTAAACAAAGTGGTAATTTGATAGtacacatgagaaaacacacgggagaaaaacctttttcatgttcagaaTGTGGTAAGGGTTTTATAGAAGGTGGTACGTTGAAAACACACATGCTAaaacacacgggagaaaaacctttttcatgttcagagtgtggtaaaggttttacaaaaaGTAGTGAGTTGGGAGTACatgtgagaacacacactggagacaaaccattcatgtgctcaaTTTGTAGTAAAAGATTCACCCAGAAGACAAATTTGGTAAGACACACacgaatacacactggagaaaaaccattcatgtgctcaaTTTGTAGTAAAAGATTCACACAGAAGGCAAATTTGATCGTGCACACAAaaaatacacactggtga
- the LOC133570251 gene encoding uncharacterized protein yields MEKEEPQPSHIEEEEAPQTQHITKKEEYPLTLYFKDEMEAQETPHSKKENYPLTSHFKKEEEELQSHHIKEEEEEHSISQEGEHLEWLEESPVIDVIVKSEDDEVKSESEEKREAEPPSSSSTQHMKTEADGDHCGGSQADKILAPLSDSDDTTSHSPDTDDEDSKDDKTCHTDKTRFKCSHCDKTFKYSGNLKVHLRIHTGEKPFCCSECGKRFGRKNLLNLHMKTHTGEKPFSCLVCGRGFVLRGDLKVHMRIHTGEKHFSCSVCGKRFGRKNVLNLHMKTHTGEKPFSCSVCGKGFVQRSDLKVHMRIHTGEKPFSCSECNACFKQSGNLIVHMRKHTGEKPFSCSECGKGFIEGGTLKTHMLIHTGEKPFSCSECGKGFTKSSELEVHVRTHTGDKPFMCSICSKRFTQKTNLVRHTRIHTGEKPFICSVCGKGFTQRYSLKAHTIIHTREKVLSCSVCGERFSSKYQCMKHKCAGENSSSK; encoded by the coding sequence ATGGAgaaggaggagccacagccctcccacaTTGAGGAAGAAGAGGCGCCACAGACACAGCACATTACAAAGAAAGAGGAGTACCCACTGACCTTGTATTTTAAAGATGAAATGGAGGCACAAGAGACCCCACACAGTAAAAAGGAAAATTACCCACTGACCTCCCactttaaaaaggaagaggaggagctaCAGTCCCACCACattaaggaggaagaggaggaacacagcatcagtcaggagggagagcatcttgaatGGTTGGAGGAGTCCCCAGTGATTGATgtgattgtgaagagtgaagatgatgaggtcaaaagtgaaagtgaggagaagagagaggcggagcctccaagcagcagctcaactcaacacatgaagacagaagctgatggagaccactgtggaggatcacaagcagacaagatcttagctccactatcagatagtgacgacacaacgtctcactctcctgacactgatgatgaagactctaaagatgataagacatgtcacactgacaaaacACGCTttaaatgttctcactgtgacaaaacgttTAAATACTCTGGTAATCTGAAAGTACACctaagaatacacactggagaaaaacctttttgttgctcagaatgtggtaaaagattTGGACGGAAAAATTTGTTGAAtttacacatgaaaacacacactggagaaaaacctttttcatgtttagTATGTGGTAGAGGTTTTGTACTGAGAGGTGATcttaaagtacacatgagaatacacactggagaaaaacattTTTCCTGTTCAGTCTGCGGTAAAAGATTTGGTCGAAAAAATGTGTTGAAtttacacatgaaaacacacaccggagaaaagcctttttcatgttcagtatgtggtaaaggttttgtacaaagaagtgatttgaaagtacacatgagaatacacaccggagaaaaaccattttcctgctcagaatgtaatGCATGTTTTAAACAAAGTGGTAATTTGATAGtacacatgagaaaacacacgggagaaaaacctttttcatgttcagagTGTGGTAAGGGTTTTATAGAAGGTGGTACGTTGAAAACACACATGCTAatacacacgggagaaaaacctttttcatgttcagaatgtggtaaaggttttacaaaaaGTAGTGAGTTGGAAGTAcacgtgagaacacacactggagacaaaccattcatgtgctcaaTTTGTAGTAAAAGATTCACCCAGAAGACAAATTTGGTAAGACAcacaagaatacacactggagaaaaaccttttatctgttcagtatgtggtaaaggttttacacaaaggtaCTCTTTAAAAGCACATACAATAATACACACtcgagagaaagtgttgagttgcagtgtgtgtggtgaaagattctcttctaagtaccagtgtatgaaacacaagtgtgctggtgagaacagcagcagcaaatga